A window from Setaria italica strain Yugu1 chromosome VIII, Setaria_italica_v2.0, whole genome shotgun sequence encodes these proteins:
- the LOC111258327 gene encoding uncharacterized protein LOC111258327 translates to MAPKREGKKCASEIELLNPVKCNSPNEEIKIEPNSCGLVVHDNKISGTTLYHASLSTGPCAAFLKPLDEAIAVYEILRNCDHPSLLKPLGVWKSTTDETKAYLVVEEVCGALISKGKQYMFSMEGSSIYGFSTNGFESFRAIFSVVDYVNNLYRKDVGSSTSEEAFPMLPLKINSSSVFYKKRSSSETHEEVQVLVGDFLPKYPARLVKIKRIQAFEYPFLWGKVDLFQFIPFMQSILISIFFLKKGPTVEHVRQFNWNKTGEYLSSFCGNKADVNLELNVLAELLKSENASYEDVMWQPGMWEAIVKMEFIREIYWIMDRQRDRKKECSFVRTEKGQVLYKIKSSLNVLSCVQQFTDWELKETNLLDSVVLLRDHVVGHHGESYKF, encoded by the exons ATGGCACCAAAAAGGGAAGGTAAAAAATGTGCTTCAGAAATTGAGCTACT GAATCCTGTTAAGTGTAATTCGCCAAATGAAGAG ATAAAAATAGAGCCAAACAGTTGCGGGCTTGTTGTGCATGACAATAAAATTTCTGGAACAACTTTGTATCATGCCAGTCTTAGCACGGGACCTTGTGCTGCATTCTTAAAGCCCCTTGATGAAGCAATTGCAGTCTatgaaattcttagaaattgtGACCATCCTAGCCTGTTGAAGCCTTTAGGAGTTTGGAAGAGTACCACTGATGAAACTAAAGCTTATCTTGTTGTTGAAGAAGTATGTGGTGCACTAATCTCTAAAGGAAAGCAATACATGTTCTCTATGGAGGGGTCATCAATATATGGATTTTCAACAAATGGGTTCGAAAGTTTTAG GGCAATCTTCTCCGTGGTAGATTATGTGAATAATCTTTACCGGAAAGATGTTGGCTCGAGTACCAGTGAGGAAGCTTTTCCAATGCTTCCTTTGAAGATCAACAGCTCTAGTGTCTTCTACAAGAAGAGAAGCTCCTCTGAGACTCACGAGGAAGTGCAAGTTTTGGTTGGTGATTTCTTACCAAAGTATCCAGCACGACTTGTTAAGATCAAGCGTATACAAG CTTTCGAATATCCTTTTTTATGGGGTAAAGTAGACTTATTCCAATTTATTCCGTTCATGCAAAGCATTCTaatatccattttttttttgaaaaaaggcCCAACAGTGGAGCATGTTAGACAGTTCAATTGGAACAAGACTGGAGAATACCTGAGCTCCTTTTGTGGAAATAAAGCTGATGTCAATCTCGAACTGAATGTTTTAGCTGAATTATTGAAAAGTGAGAATGCAAG CTATGAGGATGTCATGTGGCAACCAGGAATGTGGGAAGCCATTGTAAAAATGGAATTTATAAGAGAAATTTATTGGATAATGGATCGACAGCGAGATAGAAAAAAAGAATGTTCATTCGTGAGGACGGAGAAAGGTCAAGTGCTTTACAAGATAAAGAGTTCTCTTAATGTCTTATCTTGCGTGCAACAGTTTACAGACTGGGAACTAAAAGAAACAAACCTGCTGGATTCTGTGGTTCTTCTTCGAGACCACGTTGTAGGACATCATGGTGAGAGCTACAAATTCTAG
- the LOC101763893 gene encoding AAA-ATPase At3g28540-like, with protein MDKHIEMSYCGYEAFKFLAKTYLDVDAHPLFDAVEELLREVEMTPADVAENLTPKSLEDNPDSCLAALVKALEEAKEKKKASGGGGHDEQDSEEEE; from the coding sequence ATGGACAAGCACATCGAGATGTCCTACTGCGGCTACGAGGCCTTCAAGTTCCTCGCCAAGACATACCTCGACGTCGACGCCCACCCGCTGTTCGACGCcgttgaggagctgctgcggGAGGTGGAGATGACGCCCGCCGACGTCGCCGAGAACCTGACGCCCAAGAGCCTGGAGGACAACCCGGACTCGTGCCTCGCGGCCTTGGTGAAGGCGCTGGAAGAGgccaaggagaagaagaaggcgagtGGGGGGGGTGGTCATGACGAACAAGATTCCGAGGAGGAAGAGTAG